A genomic segment from Ptychodera flava strain L36383 chromosome 8, AS_Pfla_20210202, whole genome shotgun sequence encodes:
- the LOC139139229 gene encoding zonadhesin-like, with the protein MTKNLVEKRSKEKTQSLDAGTNMKLLFVVAALVVIHSTLVKGASYYREKRDTCSVGEEAQECLNNPGVSGTCRSDCPPTETEATDGQYLCRDRCVCCTPLNTGCSEEYHGGYCSAGPCEDGLQSIYDHDLCGSSYTCCKHKAVSTAHQGDRNNAQIHHGGEKGIGTHFTTFDGYKFRFQGLCTYVLVKDKTNKLHPRFHVHALHVMANDDNSQLAAYTSAIEIRYGKDYIVLRRNLAQAGQVVEFNNKQIQDKLPFKNNDLQIEWGHNQRSVSVDLEGILKLEFNGKGKTEITMDDSQEDTVWGILGNNNGDHKDDLTFPLKTGGTTSLEVKPASQMSKEDFINFFTGWLVTCDKDVWDRPKPGRETAHSQRMLTGQTKN; encoded by the exons GTACAAACATGAAGCTCTTGTTCGTCGTAGCGGCTCTAGTCGTTATCCACTCAACATTAGTCAAG GGTGCCAGCTACTACAGAGAGAAACGTGACACATGTTCAGTTGGTGAAG AAGCACAAGAGTGCTTGAATAACCCCGGTGTTTCGGGAACGTGCAGATCTGACTGTCCGCCCACTGAAACCGAGGCTACCGACGGCCAATATTTGTGCAGGGACCGATGTGTATGCTGTACGCCACTTAACA CTGGTTGCAGTGAAGAATATCACGGGGGATACTGTTCCGCTGGTCCATGCGAAGATGGCCTTCAATCAATTTACGACCACGACCTTTGTGGATCATCTTACACATGCTGCAAGCACAAGGCTG TGAGTACCGCTCACCAGGGCGACCGCA ataATGCTCAAATACATC ACGGTGGCGAGAAGGGTATTGGTACACACTTCACAACGTTTGACGGCTACAAGTTCAGATTTCAAGGCCTTTGCACGTACGTGCTGGTGAaggataaaacaaacaaattacacCCTCGCTTCCATGTCCACGCCCTCCATGTCATGGCCAACGACGATAATAGCCAGTTGGCAGCTTACACGTCCGCTATCGAGATCCGGTATGGTAAAGACTACATCGTTCTGAGAAGGAACCTCGCACAGGCGGGACAAGTGGTCGAA ttCAACAATAAACAAATCCAAGATAAACTACCGTTTAAGAACAATGATCTGCAGATCGAGTGGGGCCATAACCAACGTAGCGTTTCTGTAGACCTTGAGGGCATATTGAAGTTGGAATTCAACGGCAAGGGCAAGACAGAAATTACAATGGACGACTCTCAGGAAGATACGGTGTGGGGTATCCTGGGCAACAACAACGGTGATCATAAAGACGACCTGACGTTCCCATTGAAGACAGGCGGGACAACTTCACTGGAAGTGAAGCCTGCCTCTCAAATGAGCAAAGAAGACTTCATTAATTTCTTCACCGGTTGGCTGGTTAC GTGTGATAAGGATGTCTGGGACAGACCTAAGCCTGGTCGTGAGACCGCTCACTCGCAACGTATGCTTACTGGACAAACCAAGAACTAA